Proteins co-encoded in one Flavobacteriales bacterium genomic window:
- a CDS encoding alpha/beta hydrolase yields MKKIFLLSAASVFALSCGEAETKIETKVIKETDTVVVTETAPKDSFMVFGHLEFPSKDGLTITANSYEVIPSEQYIILCHQAGYSRGEYREIAKELNALGYNCLAIDQRSGEECNDMINETAHRAKKEKKATEYTDARQDIEAAIDYVHHKTNGKVILWGSSYSASLALEIGKDNEQVEAVIAFSPGEYFKYKVKEKIDGFSKPVFVTGSKKEMKEISALMAGTTSAIKDEFTPLEEGIHGSSALWSETKNNAEYWTALKSFLEKIKPNQVANN; encoded by the coding sequence ATGAAAAAGATATTCCTCCTTAGCGCCGCCAGTGTGTTTGCACTTTCTTGCGGTGAAGCAGAAACCAAAATTGAAACAAAAGTCATAAAGGAAACCGATACCGTTGTGGTTACGGAAACAGCCCCTAAAGATTCGTTTATGGTGTTTGGTCATCTGGAATTTCCTTCAAAAGATGGTTTAACCATCACCGCCAATAGCTATGAGGTAATTCCTTCGGAACAATACATCATTCTTTGTCACCAGGCCGGCTATTCACGTGGTGAGTACCGTGAAATTGCCAAGGAATTAAATGCCCTGGGCTATAATTGTCTGGCCATTGATCAGCGTTCCGGTGAGGAGTGTAATGATATGATCAATGAAACAGCTCACCGTGCAAAAAAAGAAAAGAAAGCTACGGAATACACAGATGCCCGCCAGGATATCGAAGCTGCCATTGATTATGTTCACCATAAAACCAATGGGAAAGTTATTTTATGGGGATCTTCTTACTCCGCTTCTTTAGCGCTGGAAATTGGAAAGGACAATGAACAAGTTGAGGCGGTAATTGCTTTTTCACCGGGTGAATATTTTAAGTATAAAGTCAAAGAAAAAATCGATGGCTTTTCCAAACCGGTTTTTGTTACCGGGTCTAAAAAGGAAATGAAAGAGATTTCTGCATTAATGGCTGGAACAACATCTGCGATTAAAGATGAATTTACGCCGCTTGAAGAAGGTATTCATGGGTCAAGTGCATTGTGGAGTGAAACAAAAAACAATGCAGAATACTGGACTGCTCTGAAATCGTTTTTAGAAAAAATTAAGCCTAATCAGGTAGCCAATAACTAA
- the atpC gene encoding ATP synthase F1 subunit epsilon — protein sequence MHVDILSPDSSLFSGQASAVSLPGKDGSLGILENHAPLITTLKAGTIKISSAEGEKTFDVGGGVVEVNRNKVIILAE from the coding sequence ATGCATGTAGATATTTTATCGCCAGACAGCAGTCTGTTTTCCGGACAAGCAAGTGCCGTTAGTCTCCCGGGAAAGGACGGCTCACTTGGAATACTGGAGAACCATGCGCCGCTCATTACCACATTAAAGGCCGGTACAATCAAAATTAGTAGTGCCGAAGGAGAAAAAACCTTTGATGTAGGTGGTGGAGTTGTTGAGGTGAACAGAAATAAAGTGATCATACTCGCAGAATAA